The window GCTTCACTGGCGGGCAAATGACCCTTCTCCTGTTGCCAACAGTCAACATAGCGCTGGGTAAACGCCGCCAGCGCCGAAACGACCTCATGCTCCATAATTTTTCTCATCACTCTTTTAGTCAGGTTACACTATTCGCCATCACGCTTATCACATCAAGGTAACAGCATGTCCGTTTATGACAAGCACCAGGCCCTGAGCGGGCTGACATTGGGCAAACCCACTCCCTACCACGACCGCTATGATGCCGCCCTTCTGCAACCCGTGCCACGTAGCCTGAACCGCGATCCACTCGGCATTCATCCTGATAGCCTACCTTTTCATGGCGCAGATATCTGGACGCTCTACGAGCTTTCCTGGCTGAACAACCGTGGCGTGCCTCAGGTAGCCGTCGGTGAAATGCATCTCAATGCGGAAAGCCTGAATCTGATTGAATCAAAAAGTTTTAAGCTGTACCTGAACAGCTTTAATCAGACGACATTCGACAGTTGGGAGAGCGTACGCGCGACGTTAGCCAACGACCTGGCGCACTGTGCACAGGGGGACGTCAGCATCACGCTTTTCAAACTCAGCGAGCTTGAAGGCCAGCCGCTAGCAGGATTCACCGGCGAATGCATCGACGATCAAGACATACAGATCGACAGCTACGACTTCAACGCCGACTATCTGGCGACAAACGAGCAGGACGCGCCTGTCGTTGAAGAAACGCTGGTCAGCCACCTGCTGAAATCCAACTGTTTGATCACCCATCAGCCCGACTGGGGCTCTGTACAGATCCACTATCGCGGCAAACACATTAACCGTGAAGCACTGCTGCGCTACATTGTCTCGTTTCGTCATCATAACGAATTTCATGAACAGTGTGTGGAACGAATTTTTAACGACATCATGCGCTACTACCAGCCGGAAAAACTCAGCGTTTACGCCCGCTATACCCGACGCGGCGGGCTGGACATCAACCCGTGGCGCAGCAATACCGCGTTTAACGCGCCAAATGGACGCCTGCCGCGTCAGTAACTGACCGATAAATCGCAGGCTTGCACGGTAAGATACCCTAAATAATTCGAGTTTCAGGACAAAGCGTTAGCGTTTTGAACAACGCAAAGCGTTGGCCCGTTAGGGCTGGCCCACGACGGGCTGAGTATTTGAATGAAGCCAACGTACATGCAACTTAAAATATGACGGGGATATGCGTGGCGTCACGCAAGTTAGGCGAGAGACTGCTGCCAACATTGGAAAAAATGATGGCAGCGCGTTAAGGTGGTATGCCAGACAACAAAAGATCCATAACGTCTGAACGGTACTCAAGTAGGTTTCATTTAGGCTCGCGGAGTTTAGTGCCAGTACATTCCGCGTAGCTTCTTAGATGAATGACATTCGTGCCGTGTTGCTGAAGCGTCGAGCGTGTAGCAACGGAACGTGCTCTCGGCAGCCAGCATGGCATCGCGAATTATATTGCGTTTCAAGGAGCAAAATTGATTACACATATCAGCCCATTGGGATCGATGGATTTGTTATCGCAGTTGGAAGTCGACATGCTGAAAAGCACGGCCAGCAGCGATCTCTACCGTTTGTTTCGCAACTGTTCCCTCGCCGTACTGAATTCCGGTAGCCAGACAGATAACAGCAAAGAGCTGCTGTCTCGTTATGAAGATTTTGATATCAACGTGCTGCGCCGCGAGCGCGGCGTCAAACTGGAACTGGTGAACCC is drawn from Pectobacterium aroidearum and contains these coding sequences:
- the queF gene encoding NADPH-dependent 7-cyano-7-deazaguanine reductase QueF (Catalyzes the NADPH-dependent reduction of 7-cyano-7-deazaguanine (preQ0) to 7-aminomethyl-7-deazaguanine (preQ1) in queuosine biosynthesis) encodes the protein MSVYDKHQALSGLTLGKPTPYHDRYDAALLQPVPRSLNRDPLGIHPDSLPFHGADIWTLYELSWLNNRGVPQVAVGEMHLNAESLNLIESKSFKLYLNSFNQTTFDSWESVRATLANDLAHCAQGDVSITLFKLSELEGQPLAGFTGECIDDQDIQIDSYDFNADYLATNEQDAPVVEETLVSHLLKSNCLITHQPDWGSVQIHYRGKHINREALLRYIVSFRHHNEFHEQCVERIFNDIMRYYQPEKLSVYARYTRRGGLDINPWRSNTAFNAPNGRLPRQ